One stretch of Sander lucioperca isolate FBNREF2018 chromosome 13, SLUC_FBN_1.2, whole genome shotgun sequence DNA includes these proteins:
- the LOC116065019 gene encoding uncharacterized protein LOC116065019 isoform X1, with product MASSMMDGVGKAVVGVWRAHTVLDESDGAESSPEAPDRFRKLRSSSSLNSLRMSLRKRLPLRSVQTNSLPENPTWETQKEQPKPNAVRKLTRSARNSITGVYQRLQRTREFAREECLVATPGQTCDGEEAGASTSRTPRRTPSRAATLRRTPRSAVTPGRTPGSRGRMTPEAGVRGVKTGGGRRQLVRMAALRSPFASPNTQNQRLTFDRDLESVSSGIRRLKHLSKAFDDIIGRDNRTSTREHSGGVVMRKLDPSGKLSRSNLTRRATNLSDTLGSWAHTAVNTVRKPN from the exons ATGGCGTCTTCAATGATGGATGGAGTAGGTAAAGCTGTGGTGGGAGTGTGGCGGGCACATACAGTCTTGGATGAGTCTGACGGTGCAGAGAGCTCCCCAGAAGCCCCCGACCGTTTCCGCAAGCTTCGCTCTTCGTCTTCACTTAACTCTCTGCGAATGTCTTTGCGCAAGCGGCTCCCGCTACGTTCGGTCCAGACCAACTCTCTCCCAGAAAATCCAACATGGGAGACCCAAAAGGAGCAGCCAAAGCCCAACGCAGTCCGTAAACTTACCCGCAGTGCTCGGAACTCCATTACTGGAGTATATCAG AGGCTGCAGAGGACCAGAGAGTTTGCGCGTGAGGAGTGTTTGGTAGCGACCCCGGGTCAGACATGTGATGGGGAAGAAGCTGGCGCATCAACTTCTCGCACCCCAAGACGTACGCCTAGCCGGGCTGCGACTCTCAGACGCACCCCCAGATCAGCAGTCACCCCTGGACGCACCCCAGGCTCTAGGGGAAGGATGACTCCTGAGGCTGGCGTCCGAGGGGTGAAAACAGGAGGAGGCAGGCGGCAGCTTGTCCGCATGGCTGCATTACGAAGTCCCTTTGCCTCCCCCAACACACAGAACCAGAGGCT AACATTTGACCGAGATTTGGAGTCGGTGTCCAGTGGAATCAGGAGGCTCAAACATCTGTCCAAGGCCTTCGACGATATTATTGGCAGAGACAACAG GACAAGCACAAGGGAACATTCTGGAGGAGTAGTGATGAGAAAGTTGGACCCCAGCGGTAAACTCAGTCGCTCAAACCTCACACGTCGAGCCACGAACCTCTCAGACACACTGGGAAGTTGGGCCCATACAGCTGTGAACACTGTTCGCAAACCCAACTGA
- the aldocb gene encoding fructose-bisphosphate aldolase C-B, with translation MTHQYPALTAEQKKELQEIAQRIVAPGKGILAADESTGSMGKRLNPIGVENTEENRRRYRQLLFTADERMDSCIGGVIFFHETLYQNTDDGTSFAKLIKDRDIVVGIKVDKGVVPLAGTNGETTTQGLDGLSERCAQYKKDGADFAKWRSVLKISDTTPSELAIFENANVLARYASICQQNGIVPIVEPEILPDGDHDLKRCQYVTEKVLAAVYKALSDHHVYLEGTLLKPNMVTAGHSCPTKYSNEEIAMATVTALRRTVPPAVTGVTFLSGGQSEEEASVNLNAINNCPLAKPWALTFSYGRALQASALSAWRGELSNEKAAAEEFLKRAQANSLAALGKYESAGSGAAAGQSLYVANHAY, from the exons ATGACTCACCAGTATCCCGCACTGACTGCTGAGCAGAAGAAAGAGTTGCAGGAAATCGCTCAGAGGATAGTAGCTCCAGGAAAAGGCATCCTTGCAGCTGATGAATCTAccg GCAGCATGGGGAAACGTTTGAATCCCATCGGGGTTGAGAACACAGAGGAGAACAGGCGTCGCTATCGCCAGCTGCTCTTCACAGCCGACGAGCGCATGGACAGCTGTATCGGAGGGGTCATCTTCTTCCATGAAACCCTGTACCAAAACACAGACGATGGCACTTCCTTTGCCAAGCTCATCAAAGACCGCGACATTGTTGTTGGCATCAAG GTGGACAAAGGTGTTGTGCCCCTTGCAGGAACAAATGGAGAGACCACCACTCAGG GTCTGGACGGGCTGTCTGAGCGCTGTGCGCAGTACAAGAAGGACGGCGCAGACTTCGCCAAGTGGCGCAGTGTACTGAAGATCAGCGACACCACACCGTCTGAGCTGGCTATCTTTGAGAATGCTAATGTTCTGGCACGATATGCCAGCATCTGCCAGCAG AATGGCATTGTTCCCATTGTGGAACCTGAGATCCTTCCTGATGGAGACCATGACCTGAAGCGTTGCCAGTACGTCACTGAGAAG GTCCTAGCTGCAGTGTACAAGGCTCTGTCAGACCACCACGTGTACCTGGAAGGGACACTGCTGAAACCCAACATGGTCACAGCAGGACACTCCTGCCCCACCAAGTACAGCAACGAGGAAATTGCAATGGCTACCGTCACCGCCCTGCGCCGCACCGTGCCTCCAGCTGTCACAG gAGTGACATTCTTGTCAGGTGGCCAGTCCGAAGAAGAAGCCAGCGTGAACCTCAACGCCATTAACAACTGTCCGCTTGCCAAGCCCTGGGCCCTGACTTTCTCCTATGGCCGCGCCCTGCAGGCCTCTGCCCTGAGCGCATGGAGAGGAGAGCTGAGCAACGAGAAGGCTGCCGCTGAGGAGTTCTTGAAACGTGCTCAG GCAAACAGTCTGGCTGCACTTGGCAAGTACGAGTCTGCTGGAAGTGGTGCCGCCGCAGGACAATCCCTCTACGTAGCTAATCACGCCTACTAA
- the cct8 gene encoding T-complex protein 1 subunit theta isoform X1, giving the protein MALHVPKAPGFAQMLKDGAKHYSGLEEAVFRNIRACKELSQTTRTAYGPNGMNKMVINHLEKLFVTNDAATILRELEVQHPAAKMIVMASHMQEQEVGDGTNFVLVFAGALLELAEELLRMGLSVSEVIEGYEKACKKTLEIMSDCVCSSAENLHDVKEAASLIRTAVMSKQYGNEDFLANLIAQACVSIFPESGNFTVDNVRVCKIMGCGVTSSTVLHGMVFKKEAEGDVTSVKDAKIAVYSCPFDCMMTETKGTVLINNAKELMDFSKGEEDMMEAQVKAIKEAGANVVVTGGKVADMALHYANKYNLMVVRLNSKWDLRRLCKTVGAVALPRMTPPTPDEMGHCDNVYLTEVGDTQVVVFKHEKEDGLISTVVIRGSTDNLMDDIERAVDDGVNTFKVLVRDKRLVPGAGATEIELAKQITSYGESCPGLDQYAIKKFAEAFEAFPRALAENSGVKGSELLSKLYSAHHEGHKNMGFDIEGEGPAVKDMLEAGILEPYLVKYWGVKLATNAAITVLRVDQIIMAKPSGGPKAPKQRGHWDKDDWEEAPDNFETHH; this is encoded by the exons ATGGCTCTGCACGTTCCCAAAGCTCCGGGCTTTGCCCAAATGTTGAAGGATGGTGCCAAG CACTATTCAGGGCTTGAAGAGGCCGTCTTTCGTAACATCAGAGCCTGTAAGGAGCTTTCTCAGACCACACGCACCGCATATGGACCAAACG GTATGAACAAAATGGTCATCAATCACCTGGAAAAGCTGTTTGTCACCAATGACGCAGCAACAATTCTCAGAGAGCTTGAG GTGCAGCATCCAGCCGCCAAAATGATTGTGATGGCATCCCACATGCAAGAGCAGGAGGTTGGAGACGGTACAAACTTTGTCCTGGTGTTTGCTGGAGCTCTGCTGGAGCTGGCTGAAGAGCTGCTCAGGATGGGCCTGTCAGTGTCAGAG GTGATTGAAGGCTATGAGAAAGCTTGTAAAAAGACTCTAGAGATCATGTCAGACTGCGTATGTTCCTCAGCCGAGAACCTCCATGATGTTAAGGAGGCAGCGTCTCTCATCCGTACAGCAGTCATGAGTAAACAGTATGGCAACGAAGACTTCCTCGCTAACCTCATTGCACAGGCCTGTG TGTCCATCTTCCCAGAGTCCGGCAATTTCACTGTTGATAACGTCAGAGTATGCAAGATTATG GGTTGTGGAGTGACATCGTCCACCGTGTTACATGGCATGGTTTTTAAGAAGGAAGCAGAGGGAGATGTCACATCAGTTAAAGATGCCAAGATCGCCGTCTACTCCTGCCCCTTTGACTGCATGATGACAGAGACCAAG GGCACAGTGCTGATAAATAATGCAAAGGAGCTCATGGACTTCAGTAAGGGAGAGGAAGATATGATGGAGGCTCAGGTGAAGGCCATCAAGGAGGCTGGTGCCAACGTGGTGGTAACTGGGGGGAAAGTGGCTGACATGGCGCTGCACTATGCCAACAAGTACAACCTCATGGTGGTCAG GCTTAACTCCAAGTGGGACCTCAGGAGGTTATGCAAGACTGTTGGAGCTGTAGCACTGCCCAGGATG ACGCCTCCAACTCCAGATGAGATGGGTCACTGTGACAACGTGTACCTGACAGAGGTGGGGGACACTCAGGTGGTGGTCTTCAAACACG AGAAAGAAGACGGTCTCATCTCAACGGTGGTGATCCGAGGCTCCACTGACAACCTGATGGATGACATTGAGAGGGCTGTAGATGATGGGGTCAACACTTTCAAGGTTCTGGTCAGG GACAAGCGACTGGTACCTGGAGCAGGAGCCACTGAGATTGAGCTGGCCAAACAGATCACCTCATATGGAGAG TCCTGCCCGGGTCTGGACCAGTATGCCATTAAGAAGTTCGCTGAAGCCTTTGAGGCTTTTCCACGAGCGCTGGCTGAGAACTCTGGTGTGAAGGGGAGTGAGCTCCTCTCTAAACTGTACTCTGCGCATCATGagggacacaaaaacatgggctTTGACATtgag GGAGAAGGCCCCGCTGTGAAGGACATGCTTGAAGCTGGCATTCTGGAGCCTTACCTTGTCAAATACTGGGGCGTCAAACTGGCTACCAACGCTGCCATCACAGTACTGAGAGTTGACCAG ATCATCATGGCTAAGCCTTCAGGGGGACCCAAGGCTCCCAAGCAGAGAGGCCATTGGGACAAGGACGATTGGGAAGAAGCGCCTGATAATTTTGAAACTCACCATTAG
- the rskrb gene encoding ribosomal protein S6 kinase-related protein encodes MGADGSKNRKRPAEGQEDEDFSSGWRGFLSSMGLSIPPGLCRLAPSALHLGQRRMLQGKAPDIPEHVLRLAGVGPGKLRAEWSLPGFITMFLPEFPHRTVPGHKHFQVLSYIAKGSFGPILKVKDKTEQKTYAVKVIPKSEILRLGVLEQSKEEVIVQRQVRHPFVHDLQDCWQTQRHLYIMCDYCSTGDLYTYWQMIGQFSEDTVRVFAAELGCALGFLHDFGIIHRDVKMENILLTDNGHLRLADFGLSRRLERGGRAFTICGTIQYMAPEVLSGGPYNHAADWWSLGILLFALVTGKFPMPPEPDHCSMLRKVRSFPYETPLSLSSPLALLITELLCKTPSRRLRTLDRFKRQTFFRGTTFDLALLQRQPVEVILELRERPDRAAKARRGLTLSLQPLKGFDYDSFLSPPTTPDTQLDANTQTHTAAPFPGPLFPLQPAQEKSPHGEVFV; translated from the exons ATGGGGGCCGACGGCAGTAAAAACAGGAAG AGGCCCGCTGAAGGGCAGGAGGATGAAGACTTCTCATCTGGATGGCGTGGCTTCCTTTCCAGCATGGGTCTGTCTATCCCACCAGGCCTCTGTCGCCTGGCACCATCTGCCCTGCATCTGGGCCAGCGTCGAATGCTCCAAGGCAAAGCCCCCGACATCCCAGAGCATGTCCTGAGGTTGGCGGGAGTCGGCCCAGGCAAGCTGAGAGCAGAGTGGAGCCTGCCGGGGTTCATTACCATGTTCCTGCCCGAATTCCCCCACAGAACTGTGCCTGGGCACAAACACTTTCAG GTGTTGAGTTACATCGCCAAAGGGTCGTTTGGACCCATTCTGAAAGTGAAGGACAAGACCGAACAGAAAACATATGCTGTCAAA GTTATACCTAAATCAGAGATTCTAAGACTCGGTGTGTTGGAGCAGTCAAAAGAAGAAGTTATTGTCCAG CGTCAGGTTCGCCACCCATTTGTCCATGACCTCCAGGACTGCTGGCAGACTCAGCGCCACCTCTACATTA TGTGTGACTACTGCAGCACAGGAGACCTGTACACTTACTGGCAGATGATTGGTCAGTTCTCGGAGGACACAGTGCGAGTGTTTGCAGCAGAGTTGGGATGTGCGCTCG GTTTTCTGCACGACTTTGGGATTATCCACAGAGATGTGAAG atGGAGAatatcctgctgacagacaacg GACACCTTCGCTTAGCTGACTTTGGTTTGTCTCGTCGcctggagagaggaggaagagcttTTACCATTTGTGGAACCATCCAATATATGG CCCCAGAGGTGCTGAGTGGCGGACCCTACAACCATGCAGCTGATTGGTGGTCGCTGGGAATTCTGCTTTTCGCATTGGTTACTGGGAAG TTCCCCATGCCTCCAGAACCAGACCACTGCAGTATGCTGAGGAAAGTGAGAAGTTTTCCCTATGAAACGCCCCTGAGCCTCAGCTCCCCACTGGCCTTGCTAATAACAGAG CTTTTGTGCAAGACTCCCTCCCGGCGCCTGAGGACCCTCGATCGCTTCAAACGCCAAACCTTCTTCCGTGGAACAACTTTTGACCTCGCCCTGCTGCAGCGCCAGCCTGTGGAG GTGATTctggagctgagagagagaccAGACCGAGCTGCCAAAGCTCGACGAGGCCTCACTTTGTCTCTGCAACCTCTCAAAGGCTTTGACTACGACTCGTTCCTCAGCCCTCCCACCACACCGGACACGCAGCTGGATGccaacacacaaacccacacagctGCACCGTTCCCCGGCCCATTGTTCCCACTACAGCCTGCTCAGGAAAAAAGCCCACACGGAGAAGTGTTTGTGTGA
- the LOC116065019 gene encoding uncharacterized protein LOC116065019 isoform X2, whose translation MASSMMDGVGKAVVGVWRAHTVLDESDGAESSPEAPDRFRKLRSSSSLNSLRMSLRKRLPLRSVQTNSLPENPTWETQKEQPKPNAVRKLTRSARNSITGVYQRLQRTREFAREECLVATPGQTCDGEEAGASTSRTPRRTPSRAATLRRTPRSAVTPGRTPGSRGRMTPEAGVRGVKTGGGRRQLVRMAALRSPFASPNTQNQRLTFDRDLESVSSGIRRLKHLSKAFDDIIGRDNRQFNYSLIVE comes from the exons ATGGCGTCTTCAATGATGGATGGAGTAGGTAAAGCTGTGGTGGGAGTGTGGCGGGCACATACAGTCTTGGATGAGTCTGACGGTGCAGAGAGCTCCCCAGAAGCCCCCGACCGTTTCCGCAAGCTTCGCTCTTCGTCTTCACTTAACTCTCTGCGAATGTCTTTGCGCAAGCGGCTCCCGCTACGTTCGGTCCAGACCAACTCTCTCCCAGAAAATCCAACATGGGAGACCCAAAAGGAGCAGCCAAAGCCCAACGCAGTCCGTAAACTTACCCGCAGTGCTCGGAACTCCATTACTGGAGTATATCAG AGGCTGCAGAGGACCAGAGAGTTTGCGCGTGAGGAGTGTTTGGTAGCGACCCCGGGTCAGACATGTGATGGGGAAGAAGCTGGCGCATCAACTTCTCGCACCCCAAGACGTACGCCTAGCCGGGCTGCGACTCTCAGACGCACCCCCAGATCAGCAGTCACCCCTGGACGCACCCCAGGCTCTAGGGGAAGGATGACTCCTGAGGCTGGCGTCCGAGGGGTGAAAACAGGAGGAGGCAGGCGGCAGCTTGTCCGCATGGCTGCATTACGAAGTCCCTTTGCCTCCCCCAACACACAGAACCAGAGGCT AACATTTGACCGAGATTTGGAGTCGGTGTCCAGTGGAATCAGGAGGCTCAAACATCTGTCCAAGGCCTTCGACGATATTATTGGCAGAGACAACAG GCAGTTCAACTATTCCCTAATTGTGGAGTAG
- the cct8 gene encoding T-complex protein 1 subunit theta isoform X2: protein MALHVPKAPGFAQMLKDGAKHYSGLEEAVFRNIRACKELSQTTRTAYGPNGMNKMVINHLEKLFVTNDAATILRELEVQHPAAKMIVMASHMQEQEVGDGTNFVLVFAGALLELAEELLRMGLSVSEVIEGYEKACKKTLEIMSDCVCSSAENLHDVKEAASLIRTAVMSKQYGNEDFLANLIAQACVSIFPESGNFTVDNVRVCKIMGCGVTSSTVLHGMVFKKEAEGDVTSVKDAKIAVYSCPFDCMMTETKGTVLINNAKELMDFSKGEEDMMEAQVKAIKEAGANVVVTGGKVADMALHYANKYNLMVVRLNSKWDLRRLCKTVGAVALPRMTPPTPDEMGHCDNVYLTEVGDTQVVVFKHEKEDGLISTVVIRGSTDNLMDDIERAVDDGVNTFKVLVRDKRLVPGAGATEIELAKQITSYGESCPGLDQYAIKKFAEAFEAFPRALAENSGVKGSELLSKLYSAHHEGHKNMGFDIEGEGPAVKDMLEAGILEPYLVKYWGVKLATNAAITVLRVDQIIMAKPAGGPKPPQGKKDFDEDD from the exons ATGGCTCTGCACGTTCCCAAAGCTCCGGGCTTTGCCCAAATGTTGAAGGATGGTGCCAAG CACTATTCAGGGCTTGAAGAGGCCGTCTTTCGTAACATCAGAGCCTGTAAGGAGCTTTCTCAGACCACACGCACCGCATATGGACCAAACG GTATGAACAAAATGGTCATCAATCACCTGGAAAAGCTGTTTGTCACCAATGACGCAGCAACAATTCTCAGAGAGCTTGAG GTGCAGCATCCAGCCGCCAAAATGATTGTGATGGCATCCCACATGCAAGAGCAGGAGGTTGGAGACGGTACAAACTTTGTCCTGGTGTTTGCTGGAGCTCTGCTGGAGCTGGCTGAAGAGCTGCTCAGGATGGGCCTGTCAGTGTCAGAG GTGATTGAAGGCTATGAGAAAGCTTGTAAAAAGACTCTAGAGATCATGTCAGACTGCGTATGTTCCTCAGCCGAGAACCTCCATGATGTTAAGGAGGCAGCGTCTCTCATCCGTACAGCAGTCATGAGTAAACAGTATGGCAACGAAGACTTCCTCGCTAACCTCATTGCACAGGCCTGTG TGTCCATCTTCCCAGAGTCCGGCAATTTCACTGTTGATAACGTCAGAGTATGCAAGATTATG GGTTGTGGAGTGACATCGTCCACCGTGTTACATGGCATGGTTTTTAAGAAGGAAGCAGAGGGAGATGTCACATCAGTTAAAGATGCCAAGATCGCCGTCTACTCCTGCCCCTTTGACTGCATGATGACAGAGACCAAG GGCACAGTGCTGATAAATAATGCAAAGGAGCTCATGGACTTCAGTAAGGGAGAGGAAGATATGATGGAGGCTCAGGTGAAGGCCATCAAGGAGGCTGGTGCCAACGTGGTGGTAACTGGGGGGAAAGTGGCTGACATGGCGCTGCACTATGCCAACAAGTACAACCTCATGGTGGTCAG GCTTAACTCCAAGTGGGACCTCAGGAGGTTATGCAAGACTGTTGGAGCTGTAGCACTGCCCAGGATG ACGCCTCCAACTCCAGATGAGATGGGTCACTGTGACAACGTGTACCTGACAGAGGTGGGGGACACTCAGGTGGTGGTCTTCAAACACG AGAAAGAAGACGGTCTCATCTCAACGGTGGTGATCCGAGGCTCCACTGACAACCTGATGGATGACATTGAGAGGGCTGTAGATGATGGGGTCAACACTTTCAAGGTTCTGGTCAGG GACAAGCGACTGGTACCTGGAGCAGGAGCCACTGAGATTGAGCTGGCCAAACAGATCACCTCATATGGAGAG TCCTGCCCGGGTCTGGACCAGTATGCCATTAAGAAGTTCGCTGAAGCCTTTGAGGCTTTTCCACGAGCGCTGGCTGAGAACTCTGGTGTGAAGGGGAGTGAGCTCCTCTCTAAACTGTACTCTGCGCATCATGagggacacaaaaacatgggctTTGACATtgag GGAGAAGGCCCCGCTGTGAAGGACATGCTTGAAGCTGGCATTCTGGAGCCTTACCTTGTCAAATACTGGGGCGTCAAACTGGCTACCAACGCTGCCATCACAGTACTGAGAGTTGACCAG ATCATCATGGCTAAACCAGCAGGGGGACCCAAACCTCCACAGGGCAAGAAGGACTTCGATGAGGATGACTGA